The DNA region TACATCGACTGTCGTGGAACACTACCTATGACAGCATTTGCTGATAACGAGAAGCTACTCGAACTCGACTGCACAACCAGTGAAGCACTTGCGAGGGCTACAACAACTAGGTAAAAGGTAAATATTACATTGGTATGTTAGCAGGACTATCATACACTATATATGGTGCTAGAGCTTATGGGCAAAAACCTTAAATAAACACAAACTACGGAGAAAGAGATGAAAGATGTGGGCACCAATACCCCGTCAATTTTTAATAGCCAGCGACTACTGTTTGACCGAGCTATGCCAACTCCCAAGACCCATACTGGGACTGTAACCGATGACTACTATACACATGGCTGGACGGTTATTGACGACATACCCAATGCGCAAACAGCTCTGGCGACTCAGCAAGCCTTTATCCATAGCATTGATTCAGGTAAAGTCACTTTGCACGCTCGTTTTCAATCGCGCATACGACTTGCTAAGGCCGATCAGATACCAGTGTGTGATGACATAGTGGCCACCAGCTTTCAAGTATTGCATTTTGACATGGGACAACCATTAGTGGAAAGCAACAGTCAGTTGCTTGTAACCCATGTTGGCATTTATCTGCCGAAAACTACCCTGCATATGGTTACAGCCCGCACACGGCTCGTAGAACTTAGTGGCTTATTGGAGGGCCTGTGCTTGACGCCTCTAGAAATCGAGAATCGGATTGTGCGGTATGTCCGTAAGTATGGTGATGGCTGGGCTAATCACAACACACTTCGTCTCGCATGTTTCGCAAGGTTTATTGACGCCCTGCATGACACGCATGAGCTCGAGAAAGAAATAGACAAAACCGTTGGCCAGTGGTTTCAGACCGATAAGCAGCTGAACGAAGGTAGTGCATACGAGCAAGAGCAAGACTTTTACAAACGCCACGGAGTGGAACTGACAAAAGTCGAGCGTCAGATTGCCCTTAAACCTGGTCAGTTATTGATACTTGATAACACGCGAGTTATACATGGCCGAATCGGCAAACGAAAAACGAAAGAACTTTATAATTTCATGTTTGGCATAGAGTCGACAATGTACGATGATATTGCGGCATTACGAAGACAGATTGCTGAGCTTGTTGCTTAAGGAGCCAACTTATGACTGACGCCACTTACTTCCAATATTGCCCGAAACAAATAGTTTTCTCGAAAGACAAAACAAAGGTGTTGCTGGCTCAACGAAAAGACGAGCAGGATTACAATGGCATCTTCAGCTTCATTGGCGGCAAGACCGAAATCACGGACGAGTCGCTGCTGGCCGGATTAAAGCGCGAAAAGGATGAAGAAATTGGAGTTGATGCCAAACTGAACATCTGCTGGACCATGAGTTGCTTTCAGGAGCTCTACCGAAAAAAGGACGGCAAAAGCATGGTTTTGCCTCATCATGTAGCCATCTTTCAACGTGGCGAGATAAGTCTGAACGGCAACGAATACGCCCAATACAAGTGGGTACCTGTCAATGAAGTTGAGTTCTTCCAGCCAGCGATACGTACCACTTGGCCGGCGGTACAGGCTGCGTTACGGCTGCTACCGCTACTCAATAGTGATGATTTCGCAGAAATTTAGAAACCCATCTACTCTTTGTAATTTTTCATATTGCATGGTCACTTCCACAAGATAGCCGCTATGCTCGCCTTATTATTTTGGAGAGAGAGGACTTGGTCACGCAAGCACGCCCCCAGAACTTTCACGATTGGCAACCAGTTGCCATCGGAAAGTTCCCTTGCGGACAGCCACTGGCTGTCCTCACCTATCGGTTCAAGTCCTCCGGCTACAAAACAACAGGACGACCACTAAAGGGTCGCCCAGTTGTTTTGGTGCGCCAATGCGCCGTTAGATGGAA from Verrucomicrobiia bacterium includes:
- a CDS encoding NUDIX domain-containing protein, with translation MTDATYFQYCPKQIVFSKDKTKVLLAQRKDEQDYNGIFSFIGGKTEITDESLLAGLKREKDEEIGVDAKLNICWTMSCFQELYRKKDGKSMVLPHHVAIFQRGEISLNGNEYAQYKWVPVNEVEFFQPAIRTTWPAVQAALRLLPLLNSDDFAEI